The Mycobacteriales bacterium genome includes the window TCGCCCTCGCAGCCGGGGAAGGAGAAGTGCGCGTTGCCGGGCAGCCGCCGCTCGCGGTGCAGCGTCGGGTCGCCGTTGAGCAGCGCGTCGGGCAGCACCGCCCGCACCTGGTCGACCAGCCGGCCACGCAGGTCGTGCAACCGCTCGGCCCGGGTCGGCTGCTCCTTCACCGCGACCTGCAGCGCGGTCGCGAGACCTGCGACGGCCGGGGTGTCGAGGGTGCCGGACCGGACGTCGCGCTCCTGACCGCCGCCGTGCAGCAGCGGCGCGCAGTCGACGTCGCGACCGAGCAGCAGCGCGCCCGCACCGATCGGGCCACCGAACTTGTGCCCGGTGACGGTCATCGCATCCAGTCCGCTGGCCGCGAAGTCGACCGGCAGCTGGCCGACGGCCTGCACCGCGTCGCTGTGCACCGGCACGCCGTGCGCGTGAGCGAGCGCAGCGAGCTCGGCGACCGGCTGGACGGTGCCCACCTCGTTGTTGGCCCACATGACCGAGACGAGCGCGACCTCGTCGCCCGCTCGCTGCAGCAGCTCGTCGAGCGCCTCGACCTGGACGCGCCCGGTCTCGTCGACGGGCAGCCACGTCACCTCGGCGCCCTCGTGTTCGGCGAGCCACTCCGCGGCGTCGATCACCGCGTGGTGCTCGACCGCGCTGACCACGACCCGGCGGCGGCGCGGGTCCTGCGCCCGGCGGGCCCAGTAGATGCCCTTGACCGCGAGGTTGTCGGCCTCGGTGCCGCCGCTGGTGAGGACCACCTCGCTGGGACGCGCGCCGAGGGCCGCGGCGATCGTCTCGCGCGACTCCTCGACGACGCGACGAGCCCGGCGACCGGCGGCGTGCAGCGAGGAGGCGTTGCCGACCTGCGCCAGCTGCGCCGCCATCGCCTCCACCGCCTCCGGCAGCATCGGCGTCGTGGCGGCGTGATCCAGGTAGACCATCGACGTTCAGCCTAACCGCGCGGCTAGGAAACCGGCGCGCCCATTCGCGGGCCCTGCGTCGGCACGACCACGGGCAGCGGCTCGTCGGCGGCCACGACGACCAGCTGGCTCGGCAGCACGCCGGCCCCCGCGCGGACGTCGGCCGCGACCGCCACCGCCACGTCGGCCGGATCGGCAGCCGTCTGCAGGTGCACGACCACCTGCGGCCGGTGGTCGCGGAACCGTGGGTGGACGACGACCCGCCAGTCGGCCACGTCGGCACTGCCGACCAGCGCGCCGGCAAGCGTTCGCAGGTCGAGCGGCCG containing:
- a CDS encoding cysteine desulfurase family protein, with translation MVYLDHAATTPMLPEAVEAMAAQLAQVGNASSLHAAGRRARRVVEESRETIAAALGARPSEVVLTSGGTEADNLAVKGIYWARRAQDPRRRRVVVSAVEHHAVIDAAEWLAEHEGAEVTWLPVDETGRVQVEALDELLQRAGDEVALVSVMWANNEVGTVQPVAELAALAHAHGVPVHSDAVQAVGQLPVDFAASGLDAMTVTGHKFGGPIGAGALLLGRDVDCAPLLHGGGQERDVRSGTLDTPAVAGLATALQVAVKEQPTRAERLHDLRGRLVDQVRAVLPDALLNGDPTLHRERRLPGNAHFSFPGCEGDSLLLLLDARDIECSTGSACSAGVARPSHVLLAMGQDEDRARASLRFSLGHTSTDADVTALAEAIGPVVERARQAQSR